The Actinoplanes sp. N902-109 genomic interval GTGTGCCGAAGGGCCGCCTGAGCACTTCTGCGCGGCCCGACTTTCGTCGTCCCCGCACGTCTTCCTTCACCCTGCAGAGGTTCATCTTGATCGTGGATGCACGCATCCAGCAGTCCGTTGTCGCCAACCTTTCCGGGCGCCCCGCCCCGATCACTGTCGGGCCGTTCGTCATCGGTGTCGACCCAGGCACCGACAGCCCCGGCATCAACTACGCCACGCCCATCCCGGGCTCGCCCATCACCGCCACCGATGTGACGGCACTGATCGCGGCGTTCCGGAGCGCAAAGCGCAAGCCCCGTCTCGAGTACGTAACCAGCACCGCACCCGACTTGGAAGCACTGCTCCTGGGCGCAGGCTTCACCGTGGAGGAGCGCCACGAATACCTGATCTGCACACCGGCCACGTTGACGGTCCCGCCGACGCCAGACGGCTTCGAGCTGCTGGCGCCGTCCACGGATGAGCAGCGCATCGCCATGGTCAGCGCCCAGCACGCGGCGTTCGGTGGCGACACCGCAGCCACAACCGCCGACGCCACCCGTATGGCCCGGCTGCAATCCCGAGGCGGCATCGCTCTGATGGCAGTGGCGACCGCCGATGCGGCAACAACTTCATCCGGCTTCACGGGCTCAGATGGCTCGGGCTCACTCGGCGCGGGCTCAGATGGCGCGGGCTCACTTGGCGATGCCCGCATGACGGTTGGCGGCAGCAACATGGACGTCTTTGCCGTGGCGGGTGGCGGTCAGGCGGTCCCGCCGAGCGATGGCGTCAGCGAGGTCGCGGGCATTGCGGTGCGGGAGGCGTACCGCAGGCGGGGGCTGGCCGGGGCGATCACCGCGGACATCACGTCCCGCTTGTTCGCGGCCGGCGCGGAGCTGGCTTGGCTGGAAGCTTCCGGAGTGGAATCCTGGCGCGTCTATGAGCGCATCGGCTACCGCCCAGCCGGGAAACGCCTCTACATCGCCATGGAGTGATGCAGCCCGCGAAGTTGACCGAGTGACGCCCTTCGCGGGGCGCGTCTGGAGGACAGGGTCCGGGCTCCGGTGGGCGCCCGGACTTCCCGCCCCTATCGGGGTTGCCACTGTCGGCTTGCGTCGAGCCGGTGTTGCTGGGTCGCAGGCCCCGGTGTCGAACCGGGCTGTCCGCCGGTATGAGCGGCGGCCGAGCAGCCAACGCTCCGCCTGCGGTTGGGGCACGAGGACATCGCGCGGGAAATGCCGAGTTGCAGGGGTGGGATTTCAACCCACGACGTCGGGATTATGAGTCCCGCGAGCACTCCGAGCTGCTCCACCCTGCTGGTACGCCGCCGGGGACTTGAACCTCGAACGTTCTGCGGCGCTTGAAGACGTGCCTTGCGCCGGCACACCGTTGAGTGATGTCTAGGAAGTCCTGCTGATCTCCGCCGATGCGACGAAAAACGTTGTCGCAGCTATTAGGCATCGGGTGGACTCGAAATTCACCGTGCCGAGATTCTGGCTGTTCTCCGCGATTCTTGAACTCCACCTGGCCGCCGTCTTCGGTCTGAGCGCGTCAGCCGCCGAGCGCTACATCCGGGCATACCGGGCTGCCGTCGAGGACGCCTACGCGCATCGGCTGTTTTAGCCTCAGGCCGGTTGTTGCTTGGTCTGTTCGCGAGGAGTGGATCACCTCAGTCATGGGTCGGAAGCCGGCGTTCCCACCACGGCGCATCGGCAGGCTGGTGTGGGTCGGAGCGTGTGCGGCGGAGAAAGCTCTCATCGAGCGGGTCGATCAAGCTCATCAAGCGCTTCCTTGTGGGGGTGGTGAGCCCGTCCAAGGCGTTTTGCAGAAGTTCCCGCGGATGACGCCCGCAACAGTCGCAGGGCAAGAAGTGCCGCGTTCGGGGCTGTTCTGCGATACGCCGCCATGCGGTCAGGGCTTGGCCGACCGCACCAGGCCAGAGACCGCTTCGCGCCCAGTCTCGAGCGGTCTTCCATTCAATGCCGCGGATCTCGTGCTGACTGGGTTTGTCGAGGCCCGGCACGTGGGGCGCGTCATGCCACTGAGTCTTGGGCATGCGTACTTGCCGAAGGGAGCTTGGCCGCTTCCGCGGCATGACGCCTTTTTTCGTCGTCAGGAGCGTTCCAGAGCTGATCATACCGATGACGACCGGTGATCACTAACCGCGGCGACTGCTGCTGGTCCGCCAACAGGCTGTCGTAGTCATCGCGGGGGAGGCTGCCACGTTTAGGGTGCCCTCCGAACTTCGGCCTATCGGTAGGTTCACCATGCGGACAGCGGAAGTTCGTACCGCCGACCGGCTCAGAAATCGTGAACTTCCGCAAGGTGCCCCCAGCAGGATTCGAACCTGCGGCCTCGACGTTCGTAGCGTCGCGCGCTGTCCCGCTGCGCCATGAGGGCTGGATGAGGAAACGGTCAGCCGTGGCGGCGGGCCGGGGTGGGGTGCTTCATGAAGGGACGACGCTTGGGCGTGTCCATGTGAGCACCTCCTCCGGTTGGGGCCGAGGCGACTACCGGGGCTTCGGTAGCGGCCACGAGGAAGACCGTAGGACGCCTCGGATCGGCGCTCAACTCAATTAGGCGATCCCGGTTCTCCTGGGATGCGCCCAGGTCGTCGAGGGCTTTGACGGCCCCCCGGTGGAGCAGATCCGTTATTCCGGGGTGGGCAGGCCGCCGGTCATCGTGACAGCACGGCCGACCGGGCCGGCAAGCACGCGCGCCGGCATCTCCTCGTCGTCGATGGCGGGGGCGATCGGCGGATCGGGGATCGGGGATCGGGGATCGGGGATCGGGGATCGACCGTCACCCATGAAACGGACCGTACTATGCAAGCCGCTCTTTGTGACGTGACAATGATGCGACCACTGATCGAAGGAACCGTAATAAGCTAACAGAACGGACAATAGTCGTTTCCGGGGCCAGGCCGGGGCGTTGATTGGGGTTATGGTGCGACGCTCATCCCTGCGGGAGATCCGCGAGCAGACCTACAAGGCCCGGGACGCCTGGTGGACGGTGCTGCTCGTGGACCCGGTGGCGGTCCGGCTCGTGTGGCTGGTGTCGCCGTACCGGCGGATCACCCCGAACGTGCTCACCGGCGTGGCCACCGTCCTCGGCCTGGGGGCGGCGGCCGCTTTCGCGATGGCCGACCGCTGGTGGGTGGTGGCCGGTGCGCTGCTGTTCCACCTCAGCTTCATCGTCGACTGCATGGACGGCAAGATCGCCCGGCTCAACGGCACCGGGTCGATGTTCGGCACCTGGCTCGACTTCATGTTCGACCGGGTGCGGGTGTTCATCTGCGCCCTCGCCCTCTTCGGCGGGCAGTACGCACGCACCGGCTCCGAGACGTACATGTGGGTCATGATCGCGGTGGTCTTCCTCGATCTGTTCCGTTACCTCAACGGTCAGCAGATGGCCAAGGTCCGCCTGGTGATGCGGGAGCAGATCGCCGAGGCCCGCGGCGCGGCGCTGCCGCCGTCCGGCGAGGCCGCCGTGCCCGCGCCCACCGGTGGCCCGCGCGCCCGGGTACGCCACCTGCTGCTGACCCGGCGCATCCGCACCCACCTGTTCAGCGGCATCGAGTACGAGATGACGGTGTTCATCATCGGCCCGCTGACCGGCCTGATCATCCCGTTCGCGGTGCTGGCCGGTGCGCTGATGCTGGTGTTCGAGCTGCGGCTGATCTTCCGGCTGTGGCAGGCCACCCGGGCGTTCCCGGTGGCGCTGGCCAAGGCGCGGGCGGCCGCGGCCGTACGGCCGGTCCCGGAGCAGTCCCACGACGTGGCCACCACCCCTACCCGGGGGTAGCGACCCGCCCTGGGCAGGCGCAAGCTGATCAGCATGGGAACTGCTGCCTTCCGCGCCGCCCGCGACTTCCTGCTGGAGCACAGCGCGGACTACTCCGGTGCGTACAGCGAGTTCGCCTGGCCCCAGCTCGACGAGTTCAACTGGGCGCTCGACTGGTTCGACGTGATCGCCGAGGGCAACGACGCACCCGCGCTCTGGATCGTCGAGGAGGACGGCTCCGAGCTCAAGCTCTCGTACGCCGAGCTGGCGCAGCGCTCCAACCAGGTCGCCAACTGGCTGCGCGAGCAGGGCGTACGACGCGGGGACCGGGTCGTGCTCATGCTCGGCAACCAGGTCGAGCTCTGGGAGACGATCCTCGCGGTGCTGAAGCTGGGCGCGGTGCTGATCCCGGCCACCCCGCTGCTCGGCCCGGCCGACGCCCGGGCCCGGGTCAGCCGCGGCGGCGCCCAGCACGTCGTCGCGCTCACCGGCGCCGCCGACCGCTTCGAGGGCATCGACCCCGCGATCACCCGGATCGCCGTCGGGGCCGAGGTCAACGGCTGGCAGACCTATGCCGATGCGTACGGTGCAAGCGCGCAGTTCGCACCGGACGGCACCACTCACGCGAGCGACACCCTGCTGCTGTACTTCACGTCCGGCACCACCGCGCGGCCCAAACTCGTCGAGCACACCCACGCCTCGTACCCGGCCGGCCACCTGTCGACCATGTACTGGATCGGCCTGCGGCCCGGCGACATCCACCTGAACATCTCCTCCCCCGGCTGGGCCAAGCACGCCTGGAGCAACGTGTTCGCCCCGTGGAACGCTCAGGCCTGCGTGTTCATCCACAACTACACGCGCTTCGACCCCGCCCGGCTGCTCGCCGAGATGCAGCGCTGCGGGGTGACCAGCTTCTGCGCCCCGCCGACCGTCTGGCGGATGCTGATCCAGTCCGACCTGAGCGTGCTGCGCACCCCGCCGCGGCTGGTCGTGGGCGCCGGCGAGCCGCTCAACCCCGAGGTCATCGAGCAGGTGCGCAAGGCCTGGGGGGTGACCATCCGGGACGGCTTCGGGCAGACCGAGACCACGGTGCAGATCGCCAACACCCCCGGCCAGCCGGTGCGCCCCGGTTCCATGGGCCGCCCGGTGCCCGGCTACGACGTGGCGCTGATCGACCCGCTGACCGGTGAGCCGGCCGAGGAGGGCGAGATCTGTCTGCGCCTCGACCCGCGCCCGCTGGGCCTGATGGTCGGCTATCACGGCGACGACGAGCTGACCGCCACCGTGCTGGCGGGCGGCTACTACCACACCGGTGACGTGGGCTCGCGGGACGAGGACGGCTACATCACGTACGTGGGCCGCACCGACGACGTGTTCAAGGCCTCCGACTACCGCATCTCCCCGTTCGAGCTGGAGAGCGTGCTGATCGAGCACGAGGCCGTGGTCGAGGCGGCGGTGGTCCCCTCCCCCGACCCGCTGCGGCTCAACGTGCCCAAGGCCTACGTGCTGCTGGCGCAGGGCTGGGAGCCCACCGAGGAGACGGCGAAGGCGATCTTCGCGCACTCCCGGGCGCACCTCTCGCCGTACCAGCGGATCCGGCGGCTGGAATTCGCCGACCTGCCGAAGACGATCTCCGGCAAGATCCGCCGCGTCGAACTCCGCGAGGCCGAACGCGACAAGCACACGAGCACGGACGGCCCGCCGCCGGGCGAGTTCCGCGACTGAAGCGCGGTCAGGTCGTGGTGCGCAGCCAGCCGCCGTCCACATAGGTCGTCGAGCCGACGATGTAGCCGGCACGCGGGGAGCACAGGAAGACGAACAGGTCGGCCACTTCCTCGGGGGCGGCGAAGCGGCCGATCGGGGCGTTCTCCTCGGCGATGGTCCGCAGGTGCTGCTCCCAGGTGACGTCCGTGCCCGCGGTGAGCTGGCGGGCGGTCTTCTCCCAGTCGCCGGTCTGCACCAGGCCCGGGTTGACCGCGTTGACCCGGATGCCGTCGCCGATCAGCTCGTTGGCCAGGCACTTGGAGAACATGACCAGGGCCGCCTTGGTGACGTTGTAGACGGGTTCGTAGCCGAGCGGCTGGGTCGCGCAGATCGAGGCGTTGTGCAGGATCACCCCGCCGCCGCGCGTCTTCATCCCGGGGGCCAGGGCACGGGCGAGCCGCACCGCCGCCATCACGTGCAGGTCCCAATACTGCTGCCAGCGCTCGTCCGGCGCGTCGAGGATCGTCTCGTTGCTGCCCGAACCGGCATTGTTGACCAGGATGTCCGCGCCGCCGAACTCGTCGGTCACCGCTTGGGCCAGGGTGGCCACGCCGGCCGGGGTCGCCACGTCGGCGGCGACGCGCCGCACCCGTACCGGGAAATTGATGGTGGCGGCGGCGAGACGCTCCTCGTCGCGGCCGCACAGCACCAGATGCGCGCCCTCGGCCGCCAGGCCGCGGGCCACCGCGAGACCGATGCCGGCGCTGCCTCCGGTGACCACGGCCACCTTGCCGGTGAGTTCGAGATCCATGGTGCCTCCGATCGGGACGGCCGCCGGTCAGCTGACGCGGCCGGTGCGGAATGCGTACGCCACCAGGGCCGCGCGGTCGCGGCAGGCGGTCTTGGCCAGGAGATGGTTGATGTGGGTCTTCACCGTGGCCTCGGAGACGTGCAGCTCGGCCGCGATCTCGGCGTTGCTCAGGCTCCGGGCGATCTCGCGCAGCACATCCTCCTCGCGGGCGGTGAGACCGTCGCCGATCGGCGGGGCCGCGGGGGCGACACCGAACGGCGCACCGGCGGCCAGGGCCTCCAGCAGGCGGCGTTGCACGCTCGGGTCCAGCTGCGCCTCGCCGGCCGCGACGGTCAGGACCGCCTGGCGGATCTCCTCGGCGCCGGCGTCCTTGGTCAGATACCCGCGCGCGCCGGCTTGCAGCGCCCGGAACACCGACTGGTCGTCCGCGTACGTCGTCAGCACCACGACCCGGGTGCGGGCACCGGAATCGGTGAGCTGCTGCGTGGCGGTGATGCCGTCGACGGCCGGCATGTTGAGGTCCATCAGGATGACGTCCGGGTCCACCGCCGCCGTCTGGCGCAGCGCGTCAGCGCCGTCGATGGCGGTGCCCACGACGGTGATGTCGTCGAGCAGCCCGAGCATCATGGCCAGGCCGTCGCGCACCACCTTCTGATCGTCGGCGACGAGAACGGTGACGGTCACGTGGGATCCTCCGAGGGCAGGGTCAGGCGCACCCGCCAGCCGGTGCCGTGCGGGCCTGCTTCGAGGTTGCCACCGGCCAGCGCGGCCCGCTCGGCCAGCCCGGTCAGACCGTGGCCGCCGGACGGCAGCGGCACCGGGGTGCCACCGCCCGGGTCGGTGATCGTCACCTGCACGGCGGCCGGCTGCCAGGCCAGCTCCACCGCGGCACGCACCTGCGGACCGGCGTGCTTGGCCGTGTTGGTCAGCGCCTCCTGGACTGTCCGGTAGAGCGCAAGCCCCCGCTCCGGCGGGACGGCCCGGGGTGTGCCGCTGACCGTCAGGCCGGCCCCGGCCCTGGCGACCAGACCGGGCAGCAGCGCCGGGCCGGGCAGCTCGTCGCCGCGCAGCGTCTCGACCACCTGACGGGCCCCGGCGAGCCCGTCGCGGGCCAGCCCGTGCGCGTTGCCGAGCTGCTCGATCAGCCGCGGGTCGGCGTCGGTCTTGACCGCCAGCAGGCGGGCACCCTCGATGTGCACGGCCAGGCCGGCCAGTGTGTGGGCGAGCACGTCGTGCAGCTCGCGGGCGATGCGGCCGCGCTCGGCCAGCCGGGCGGCCTGCTCGCGGGCCTCGCGGGCCGCGGTCTCCTGGGCGAGGCGGTCCTCCAGCGCGTCCCGGGCCACCCGGTTGGCCTGGGCGAACGCCGACGCCAGGAACAGGAAGAAGCCGCCGATCGCCAGGTTGAGGAACGTGGCGATGCCCTGCCGCTCGGCCAAGGCCGTGCAGGTCAGCACGAGCCCGCCGCAGAGGATCGCGACCAGCCGCGGCAGCCGCAGCCCCAACCCGGCGACGGCCATGAAGCCCAGCACATATCCGGGGCCGGCCGGGCGGACCAGGCCGAGCACCGCCCCGCACAGTCCAGCGGTGGTCAGGCAGACGGCCTGTGCCGCGACGCCGCTGGCCCGCAGCCAGGGCGTGGCACCGAGCAGCCACAGGACCAGCCCCAGCACCGTCGCGACCGGGACCACGACGCGGGCCGGTTCCGTGTCGGGCAGCCCAGCGAGCACCGCGTTCACCGCGATGACCGCCGCGCTGGCCCAGACCAGGGGCTGGAAGCCGGGGCGGGGGTTCACCGGGCCATTGTCCAGGACAGCTCGGGGCGGCGCGCCCGGGACGCGGCGATCGCGGTCACGGCGAGCCGGGACACCACCATGGTCAGCGCGAGCAGGACGAAGGCGGCGGTCCAGGCGTCGGCGCCGGTGATCAGATGGTCGCGGGAGAACGTCGCGATGCCCTCGGCGAACCAGTGGTTGGCGCCGTAGATGAAGAGCACGCGGCCCGCGGTGACCGCTGTCCACAGCGCGGCGAACCCGGCGCCGGCGGTGGTCAGGATCTTGCCGGTGGAGGTGTCCCGGTGCACCCGGACCAGCAGGCCCGAGCCGATGCCGAGGATCAGGCCGAGCCCGACGAACGAGAGCACCAGCGGCACGTCGTTGCCGGCGGTGGGGAACGAGTGCAGGTACAGCGCCGCGACGCCGGCGACGATCAGCAGCGGACGCAGCAGCCGCTTGCCGGAGAACTCGTGGGTGCCCAGGGCGGTGGTGAGCGTGAGAGCGAGGATGCCGATGCTGATCAGGTAGTTCGTCATGCCGTCAACGATCGCGCCGGACGCCGTGAACCGAATCGGAGCACGGGTGGATTTCCGGCCTCCACCCTGGGGTGGAGGCCGGAGCCGGTTCAGCAGCGGCCGAGGTCCTCCCACTGCTGCGTCCAGCCGGGCTCGGAGCCCTGGGTCCAGTAGCGCGCCCGCCACAGGTGCTTGCCCTCACCCGAGGCCGGTCCGCTGGGGTCGCCGTACTTGCTCTTCTCGTGCTTGACCGTCGAACCGCCGGGGTATGCGGTGCCGAACGCCCACTCCGCTGCCGTCGAGCAGTTCCCCGAGGTGGGCGGCGTGGTGGGCGGGGTCGTCGGAGGCGTGGTCGGGGGCGTCGTCGGCGGGTTGGTGGGCGGGTTGGTGCAGCCCGAACCGGTGGCGTCGACGGTGTCCGTGAACGTCGTGCCCGTCGACCGGTACGCCGCCGCGGCGGACGTCACCTGCGTCGGTGTGAGCACCTGGTTCTTGGCGTACAGCACGTAGTCGACCTGCTCGATGTACGTCGACCGGCCGCCGGTGTGCGCGGCGGTGTCGATGAACCACAGGTTCCAGTTGATGGTCATGGTCTGCCGCGGGTAGAACTTGCCCGAGTGGTCGCCGACCTGCACGCCGTCGATGTAGTAGAGGACGTGCCCGTTGGCCACGGTGGCGACGAGGTCGTGCCAGCCGTTCAGCGAGCTGCGCTGCTCGGAGTGCACGTTGTCGGCGTACCAGGGGTCGTTGCGGTAGGTGTACCACGTGGTCTGGTAGTTGATCGGCCCGGTTTCGCCCCAGCCGCCGTTCGGCAGGTACTCGCTGATGTCGAGTTCGCTGTACGTCGGGTCGAGGTCGCCGTTGAGCGGGCTGATCGTGAAGAACGTCTCGTTGATGTGGTCGCCGTCGGCGCCGGTCGTCGGGGTGTCGGTGAAGCGGATGCGGCTCGCGTACGTGCCCTCGAAATAGCGTTTCTGGGTGCTGTAGAGCTCCGCGTGCTGCGTCCCGCTGCCGGTCCCGTCCGTGGACGAGGTCAGCTGCATGACCTTCTGGCCGTCGGCGGTCGGGAACGTGATGTTGGCCGGGGACCAGGTGGCGCCCGCGACGCCGGGACCGCCCGCGTAGCTGCGTGGCGTCCAGCCGTGGGCCGGCAGATTGTTGTCGCTGGACGAGCTGTAACTGAAGTCGTCGAACAGTTGACCACAGGTGGCGGCGGAGGCGCTCGGTGCGGCAGCGAACACCGCCAAGCCGCCGAGCAGGGTTGCCGCCCCTGCCAGGGCGAGGGATTTGCGCATGGAAAGGTCCTCCAAAGGGGGGAATGGGACCGATTACTTGACCGCGCCGGCGGTCATACCGGCGCGGATGTGCCGTTGAAACGCGACGTAGGCGATCAGCACCGGCAGCATGGCAATGGTCAAGCCGGCGAACAGACCGCTCCAGTCGCTGCGGTAGCCCTGGCTGACCGACAGGGCGGCCAGACCCTGCGCCAGGACGTACCGGTCCGGGTCGGGATTGAGAACCAGCGGGAGCAGGTACTGGTTCCAGAGCCCGAGGAAATTGAAGATGCCCACGGCGACGAGCCCGGGGCGGGCCATCGGCAGCATCACGCGGAAGAAAACCCCGGCGTGCGAGCAGCCGTCGATGAAGGCGGCCTCGGCCACTTCGCCGGGCAGCGAGCGGAAGAACGAGTGCAGGAAGAACACCGTGAACGGGACGGCGTAGGCGGCATAGACCAGGATCAGGCCTTGGTACGTGCCCAGCAGCCCCAGTTGCCGCACCACGAAGAACAGCGGCACCAGGGCCAGGAACACGGGGAAGAACATCGCCGCGACGAACACGTAGTAGACCAGGCGATTACCCCGGAACTCGTAGCGGGCCAGCGCATAGGCGACGAGCGAACCGAGCAGCATCGTCAGCAGCAGCGCTCCCCCGACGACGAGCACGCTGTTGAGGAAATAGCGCCCGATGCTCGCCTGGTTCCAGGCGCGGGCCCAGTTGCCGGCCTGCGGCGAGGCCGGCAGGGACCACGGCTGGTTGAGGATCTCGTTGTCGGTCTTGAACGAACTGACGACCGCCCACAGCAACGGCAATGCGGTGACGACGCTCCACGCGAGCATCGCCAGGTGGACCGGCAGGGTGCGGAAATTGCGCCGCGGCGCCGGCTTCTTCGAAACGCGGGAGAGCGACAGGGACAGTGTCATGCCACGACCGCCTTACGACTGCCGCGCAGCGCCATGACAGCGAGCGTGAGAGTGGCGAAGAACAGCGCGACGCCCATCGCCGAGGCGTAACCGAACTTCCCGTACTGGAACGCATTACGGTACAGCGAAAGACCGATCACCTCGGTCGCACCGTCCGGGCCGCCCGGTCCGACCGTCATCACCTGCACGACCGCGAACCCGTCGAGCGCCGCAATCCCGAGATAGACGAACGCCACTTGAACGCTGTCCCGCACGAGCGGGAAGGTGACATTGCGGAACGTCGCCCAGCCGGATGCGCCATCGAGGTGGGCCGCCTCGAAAAGCTCCTGCGGGATGCCGTCGATCGCCGCGCTGAACAGCACCACGTAGAAGCCCACCGACGACCAGATCAGCACGACCATCACCGCGGGCAACGCGAACGACGGGGACGCCAGCCAGGATTTCGCCAAGCCGCCGAGCCCGATACCGCGCAGCGCGCCGTTGAGCAGACCGGTGTTCGGGTTGTAGACGAAACTCCACAGCACGCCCACGACGACGAGGGACAGCAACTGCGGGAAGAAATAGATGATCTGGTACGCCCCGGAGCCCGCGATCCCCCGCCGGCCACCGCGCCCGCCGAGATGCAGGATGCTGGCCAGGAACAGCCCGAGGGCAATGGTGACGAGCGGGACGAGCAGCAGCATCAGCGCGTTGTTGCGGACGGCGTCGAGAAACAGCGAGTCCCCGCCGAGCCGGGCATAGTTGTCCGTCCCGACGAAGTGCGCCTGCCCCGCGACGCCGGTCCAGTCGGTCAGCGACAGGTAGAAGGCCTGCGCATACGGCGAAAGCACGAACACGACGTGCAGCACCAGCGCGGGAACGATCGCGCCGGCCAGGAACCGCCACCGACCGTGCCGCATCAGCGGGTGTACTT includes:
- a CDS encoding sensor histidine kinase, whose translation is MNPRPGFQPLVWASAAVIAVNAVLAGLPDTEPARVVVPVATVLGLVLWLLGATPWLRASGVAAQAVCLTTAGLCGAVLGLVRPAGPGYVLGFMAVAGLGLRLPRLVAILCGGLVLTCTALAERQGIATFLNLAIGGFFLFLASAFAQANRVARDALEDRLAQETAAREAREQAARLAERGRIARELHDVLAHTLAGLAVHIEGARLLAVKTDADPRLIEQLGNAHGLARDGLAGARQVVETLRGDELPGPALLPGLVARAGAGLTVSGTPRAVPPERGLALYRTVQEALTNTAKHAGPQVRAAVELAWQPAAVQVTITDPGGGTPVPLPSGGHGLTGLAERAALAGGNLEAGPHGTGWRVRLTLPSEDPT
- a CDS encoding glycoside hydrolase family 16 protein, coding for MRKSLALAGAATLLGGLAVFAAAPSASAATCGQLFDDFSYSSSSDNNLPAHGWTPRSYAGGPGVAGATWSPANITFPTADGQKVMQLTSSTDGTGSGTQHAELYSTQKRYFEGTYASRIRFTDTPTTGADGDHINETFFTISPLNGDLDPTYSELDISEYLPNGGWGETGPINYQTTWYTYRNDPWYADNVHSEQRSSLNGWHDLVATVANGHVLYYIDGVQVGDHSGKFYPRQTMTINWNLWFIDTAAHTGGRSTYIEQVDYVLYAKNQVLTPTQVTSAAAAYRSTGTTFTDTVDATGSGCTNPPTNPPTTPPTTPPTTPPTTPPTSGNCSTAAEWAFGTAYPGGSTVKHEKSKYGDPSGPASGEGKHLWRARYWTQGSEPGWTQQWEDLGRC
- a CDS encoding response regulator transcription factor yields the protein MTVTVLVADDQKVVRDGLAMMLGLLDDITVVGTAIDGADALRQTAAVDPDVILMDLNMPAVDGITATQQLTDSGARTRVVVLTTYADDQSVFRALQAGARGYLTKDAGAEEIRQAVLTVAAGEAQLDPSVQRRLLEALAAGAPFGVAPAAPPIGDGLTAREEDVLREIARSLSNAEIAAELHVSEATVKTHINHLLAKTACRDRAALVAYAFRTGRVS
- a CDS encoding CDP-alcohol phosphatidyltransferase family protein encodes the protein MVRRSSLREIREQTYKARDAWWTVLLVDPVAVRLVWLVSPYRRITPNVLTGVATVLGLGAAAAFAMADRWWVVAGALLFHLSFIVDCMDGKIARLNGTGSMFGTWLDFMFDRVRVFICALALFGGQYARTGSETYMWVMIAVVFLDLFRYLNGQQMAKVRLVMREQIAEARGAALPPSGEAAVPAPTGGPRARVRHLLLTRRIRTHLFSGIEYEMTVFIIGPLTGLIIPFAVLAGALMLVFELRLIFRLWQATRAFPVALAKARAAAAVRPVPEQSHDVATTPTRG
- a CDS encoding SDR family NAD(P)-dependent oxidoreductase, whose amino-acid sequence is MDLELTGKVAVVTGGSAGIGLAVARGLAAEGAHLVLCGRDEERLAAATINFPVRVRRVAADVATPAGVATLAQAVTDEFGGADILVNNAGSGSNETILDAPDERWQQYWDLHVMAAVRLARALAPGMKTRGGGVILHNASICATQPLGYEPVYNVTKAALVMFSKCLANELIGDGIRVNAVNPGLVQTGDWEKTARQLTAGTDVTWEQHLRTIAEENAPIGRFAAPEEVADLFVFLCSPRAGYIVGSTTYVDGGWLRTTT
- a CDS encoding carbohydrate ABC transporter permease yields the protein MTLSLSLSRVSKKPAPRRNFRTLPVHLAMLAWSVVTALPLLWAVVSSFKTDNEILNQPWSLPASPQAGNWARAWNQASIGRYFLNSVLVVGGALLLTMLLGSLVAYALARYEFRGNRLVYYVFVAAMFFPVFLALVPLFFVVRQLGLLGTYQGLILVYAAYAVPFTVFFLHSFFRSLPGEVAEAAFIDGCSHAGVFFRVMLPMARPGLVAVGIFNFLGLWNQYLLPLVLNPDPDRYVLAQGLAALSVSQGYRSDWSGLFAGLTIAMLPVLIAYVAFQRHIRAGMTAGAVK
- a CDS encoding GNAT family N-acetyltransferase; the encoded protein is MDARIQQSVVANLSGRPAPITVGPFVIGVDPGTDSPGINYATPIPGSPITATDVTALIAAFRSAKRKPRLEYVTSTAPDLEALLLGAGFTVEERHEYLICTPATLTVPPTPDGFELLAPSTDEQRIAMVSAQHAAFGGDTAATTADATRMARLQSRGGIALMAVATADAATTSSGFTGSDGSGSLGAGSDGAGSLGDARMTVGGSNMDVFAVAGGGQAVPPSDGVSEVAGIAVREAYRRRGLAGAITADITSRLFAAGAELAWLEASGVESWRVYERIGYRPAGKRLYIAME
- a CDS encoding AMP-binding protein, producing the protein MGTAAFRAARDFLLEHSADYSGAYSEFAWPQLDEFNWALDWFDVIAEGNDAPALWIVEEDGSELKLSYAELAQRSNQVANWLREQGVRRGDRVVLMLGNQVELWETILAVLKLGAVLIPATPLLGPADARARVSRGGAQHVVALTGAADRFEGIDPAITRIAVGAEVNGWQTYADAYGASAQFAPDGTTHASDTLLLYFTSGTTARPKLVEHTHASYPAGHLSTMYWIGLRPGDIHLNISSPGWAKHAWSNVFAPWNAQACVFIHNYTRFDPARLLAEMQRCGVTSFCAPPTVWRMLIQSDLSVLRTPPRLVVGAGEPLNPEVIEQVRKAWGVTIRDGFGQTETTVQIANTPGQPVRPGSMGRPVPGYDVALIDPLTGEPAEEGEICLRLDPRPLGLMVGYHGDDELTATVLAGGYYHTGDVGSRDEDGYITYVGRTDDVFKASDYRISPFELESVLIEHEAVVEAAVVPSPDPLRLNVPKAYVLLAQGWEPTEETAKAIFAHSRAHLSPYQRIRRLEFADLPKTISGKIRRVELREAERDKHTSTDGPPPGEFRD
- a CDS encoding carbohydrate ABC transporter permease, whose product is MRHGRWRFLAGAIVPALVLHVVFVLSPYAQAFYLSLTDWTGVAGQAHFVGTDNYARLGGDSLFLDAVRNNALMLLLVPLVTIALGLFLASILHLGGRGGRRGIAGSGAYQIIYFFPQLLSLVVVGVLWSFVYNPNTGLLNGALRGIGLGGLAKSWLASPSFALPAVMVVLIWSSVGFYVVLFSAAIDGIPQELFEAAHLDGASGWATFRNVTFPLVRDSVQVAFVYLGIAALDGFAVVQVMTVGPGGPDGATEVIGLSLYRNAFQYGKFGYASAMGVALFFATLTLAVMALRGSRKAVVA